The DNA window TGATGTAACTGCGCCCGGCGTTGATGGAATCGACTCTCGCCGGATCGATATCCAGGCCGAGAACCGTCAAGCCGGAGCGCGCGAATTGCAGCGACAGCGGCAGCCCGACGTAGCCTAGTCCTATGACAGCGATGGGCATGCAACGTGGGGCAGGCTTCCAGCCTGCCTGCGCAAACTGGCGACCCGCTCGCAAATATGGTCGTCAAAACTTGAACAGGAGAAAACAGAGATAACAACTCCGTTCTCTCCGGAGCCTCCTGGTGATCCTGGTGAAAGGATTGAGAGCCAAAAGTCTTTCGCCATCGTTGTTTTGAGGCAGGCAAGATGCCTGCCCTACTTTCGTTTGAACCATTCTAGCGCTTCGTCCAGGCCCTGCTCGAAAGTGTGTGTCGGCTCATACCCCAGGAGCCGTCTGGCTTTCTCGATATCCGCTTGCGAGTGTCGGACGTCGCCGGGACGGAAATCGGCATAGACAGGCTCGCAGTCGTTGAGATGCGGACAGGAAGGCAGCAATCGTTCTCGCAATAACTCAAACAACTGATTCAAGCTGGTGCAAGCATTCAAAGCGACGTTGTACACCTGGCCGATGGCTTCGGGATTTGAAGTCGCCGCCGCAAGCAGATTAACTTGCACAGCGTTCTCCACGTAACAGAAGTCACGGCTGGTCTCGCCGTCACCGTTGATCTGTGTCGGTTGGTTGGCCATCATCGCCGCGATCCAGCGTGGTATCACCGCGGCGTATGCGCCTTCCGGATCTTGCCGAGGACCGTACACGTTGAAGTATCGCAGTCCGACGGTCTGCAGGCCATAACACCGGCCGAAGACATCCGCATAGATTTCGTTGAAGTATTTCGTGGCGGCGTACGGAGAAAGTGGCCGGCCAATATTCTCTTCCCGTTTCGGGAGATCTGGATGATCGCCATAGGTCGCGCTGCTTGCGGCATAAACAAACCTCTTCACCTTCTGATCCCGCGCGGCGACGAGCATATTCAGAAACCCGGCGACATTGACTTCGTTGGCCGTAATGGGGTCTGCGACAGATCGTGGCACGGACCCCAGAGCTGCCTGGTGCAAGACGAAATCGATTGCGGAGCAAGCCTTCTGGCACACGTTCAAATCGCGAATATCGCCTTCGATAAGAGTGAATCGCGCCCATTGCTTGGGCTTTACCAACCGGCTCACTTCATCCAGGTTCTGTTGCTTGCCGGTGGCAAAGTTGTCCAGGCCAACCACGCGTTGATCGAGCAACAGCAGCCGCTCCAGGATGTGTGATCCAATAAAACCGGCGGCGCCGGTCACGAGCCAACTCTGC is part of the Verrucomicrobiota bacterium genome and encodes:
- a CDS encoding SDR family oxidoreductase, whose protein sequence is MTAYDKVKSQIRRTPQSWLVTGAAGFIGSHILERLLLLDQRVVGLDNFATGKQQNLDEVSRLVKPKQWARFTLIEGDIRDLNVCQKACSAIDFVLHQAALGSVPRSVADPITANEVNVAGFLNMLVAARDQKVKRFVYAASSATYGDHPDLPKREENIGRPLSPYAATKYFNEIYADVFGRCYGLQTVGLRYFNVYGPRQDPEGAYAAVIPRWIAAMMANQPTQINGDGETSRDFCYVENAVQVNLLAAATSNPEAIGQVYNVALNACTSLNQLFELLRERLLPSCPHLNDCEPVYADFRPGDVRHSQADIEKARRLLGYEPTHTFEQGLDEALEWFKRK